In a single window of the Biomphalaria glabrata chromosome 5, xgBioGlab47.1, whole genome shotgun sequence genome:
- the LOC106064322 gene encoding trichohyalin-like isoform X2 gives MDTSRSKVTSSVVKLNEHADKEKLARADSNLTKLCDLHVYKVPSELWRENFNNILNNVVTETVSVGIIRVPLELRLAEIREEMVSQLQLDDLLPRDYVFLRSVGRSLTRLLAKQEYQLKAKHFVPPVAYAPELYILETTPEMRDAMASDRSSQSPPTSRRTSPSHRNYNGTYRINYPGDSDNERSNKPKYQPSSPVQKYHPLPKIGPEKNRHHDPMSPEPKNYSTDDSPFSRHNGHHNPYQLHNGKPASQPKVYHEQPSSDWDDQPVKKMVIDSEKSGQTGHPSETKRGSDEQDDNDSIVTDDDDYKKRSREDHDYKLRKTQDLQRKLDDDKYLFDDETEEERRRRLEDLELGFDSDRQRWQADKDSRKRQALADKRREEDERHHRELENRRREEFERQQLEESERKRLEEERREREEQERRRMEEQAEEETRWMEEEEQRRREEADRRRKEEEKRRKEEEREKEEEKLRKEAEKRKDEEKKKAEERKREEERRKEEEKKKEEERRREEERIKESKRVEEERRIEEERRELKRRQDQEEWDKKLREEHAMREKENQRSKETSPPPVRDSESAKQRRRNEKNQLLKDIEDARQARQDQEKEREDLVKRAKQMQHKTTNRRNEARDMWKKKYFEEKKKTAPLEENSNRLQQELEALHKKLMNTLEGPKEKNAKFIDAQPSPKSNYIIQCTKIQHEIEDLQRRVENARMKLTAEMKLRNQAQGELRALRAELNQRKLSMEKTRQQQLAALNPSLLDINSSHPRYISDPKSDYSKTSLEGF, from the exons AGTGCCATTAGAGCTTCGTCTTGCAGAAATCAGGGAAGAGATGGTCAGTCAATTGCAATTGGATGATCTACTACCCAGAGATTATGTCTTTCTTAGAAGTGTTGGCAGAAGTCTTACAAGG CTTCTGGCAAAACAAGAATATCAGCTGAAGGCTAAACACTTTGTACCTCCAGTG GCTTATGCtcctgaactctatattctgGAGACCACACCAGAAATGAGAGATGCAATGGCTAGTGATAGGTCATCACAGTCTCCTCCTACTTCAAGGCGGACATCCCCATCCCACAGAAACTACAATGGAACATATAGAATCAATTATCCAG GTGATTCTGATAATGAACGTAGCAATAAGCCTAAATATCAACCTTCTTCCCCTGTCCAAAAATATCATCCCCTCCCTAAAATAGGCCCAGAAAAAAACAGACACCATGACCCTATGTCTCCagaacccaaaaactatagcaCAGATGACTCCCCTTTTAGCAGACACAATGGGCATCACAACCCTTACCAACTTCATAATGGGAAACCAGCCTCACAGCCCAAAGTATACCATGAGCAGCCTTCATCAGACTGGGATGACCAGCCGGTTAAAAAAATGGTCATAGATTCAGAAAAATCTGGCCAAACAGGGCATCCTTCTGAGACAAAAAGGGGCTCTGATGAGCAAGATGATAATGATTCTATTGTTACAGATGATGATGACTACAAGAAACGAAGTCGAGAGGATCATGACTATAAACTCAG GAAAACACAAGATCTCCAGAGAAAGCTGGATGATGATAAATACTTATTTGATGATGAAACAGAAGAAGAGAGGAGAAGAAGGCTAGAAGACTTGGAATTGGGATTTGACAGTGATAGACAAAGATGGCAGGCAGATAAG GACAGTAGAAAAAGGCAAGCATTAGCAGACAAACGGCGGGAAGAGGATGAAAGGCATCACAGAGAGTTGGAGAACAGAAGAAGAGAAGAATTTGAGAGACAGCAGTTggaagagagtgaaagaaaaagactagaggaagagagaagagagagagaagagcaAGAGAGAAGACGAATGGAAGAACAAGCAGAAGAGGAAACTAGATGGATGGAGGAGGAAGAGCAGAGGAGACGAGAAGAAGCTGACAGACGTAGAAAAGAGGAAGAAAAACGAAGGaaagaagaggagagagagaaagaagaagagaagcTTAGAAAAGAAGCAGAGAAGAGgaaagatgaagaaaagaagaaagcagaggaaagaaaaagagaagaagaaagaagaaaagaagaggaaaaaaagaaagaagaagaaaggaggagggaggaagaaagaataaaagaatCAAAAAGAGTGGAAGAAGAAAGAAGGATAGAGGAAGAAAGAAGGGAATTGAAAAGGAGGCAAGACCAAGAAGAGTGGGACAAAAAGTTGAGAGAAGAGCATGCCATgcgagaaaaagaaaatcaaagatcAAAA GAGACATCACCTCCACCTGTTAGAGACTCAGAATCAGCCAAACAACGAAGAAGAAATGAAA AAAATCAATTGTTGAAAGACATTGAAGATGCACGTCAGGCCAGGCAGGAccaggagaaagagagagaggattTGGTGAAAAGAGCAAAACAGATGCAGCATAAAACAACGAACAGAAGGAATGAAG CTCGGGACATGTggaaaaagaaatactttgaagaaaagaagaaaacagcacCTCTTGAAGAGAATAGTAATCGGCTGCAGCAAGAACTGGAGGCGTTGcacaaaaaattaatgaatactTTAGAGGGCCCAAAagagaaaaatgcaaaatttattGATGCACAGCCATCACCAAAG AGTAATTATATCATCCAGTGTACTAAGATTCAACACGAAATAGAAGACTTACAGCGCAGGGTGGAGAATGCTAGGATGAAACTTACTGCTGAGATGAAG CTACGAAACCAGGCACAAGGGGAGTTGCGGGCCCTGAGAGCAGAGCTGAATCAGAGGAAACTAAGCATGGAAAAAACTCGACAGCAACAACTAGCGGCCCTGAATCCATCTTTACTTGACATCAATAGCAGTCATCCTAGGTACATATCAGATCCAAAGTCTGACTATTCAAAAACTTCCCTAGAAGGTTTCTAA
- the LOC106064322 gene encoding spermatogenesis-associated protein 1-like isoform X1: MSRGTLNNYNSHRSSHQTLSQSQISRPPSRPPSELLCDLHVYKVPSELWRENFNNILNNVVTETVSVGIIRVPLELRLAEIREEMVSQLQLDDLLPRDYVFLRSVGRSLTRLLAKQEYQLKAKHFVPPVAYAPELYILETTPEMRDAMASDRSSQSPPTSRRTSPSHRNYNGTYRINYPGDSDNERSNKPKYQPSSPVQKYHPLPKIGPEKNRHHDPMSPEPKNYSTDDSPFSRHNGHHNPYQLHNGKPASQPKVYHEQPSSDWDDQPVKKMVIDSEKSGQTGHPSETKRGSDEQDDNDSIVTDDDDYKKRSREDHDYKLRKTQDLQRKLDDDKYLFDDETEEERRRRLEDLELGFDSDRQRWQADKDSRKRQALADKRREEDERHHRELENRRREEFERQQLEESERKRLEEERREREEQERRRMEEQAEEETRWMEEEEQRRREEADRRRKEEEKRRKEEEREKEEEKLRKEAEKRKDEEKKKAEERKREEERRKEEEKKKEEERRREEERIKESKRVEEERRIEEERRELKRRQDQEEWDKKLREEHAMREKENQRSKETSPPPVRDSESAKQRRRNEKNQLLKDIEDARQARQDQEKEREDLVKRAKQMQHKTTNRRNEARDMWKKKYFEEKKKTAPLEENSNRLQQELEALHKKLMNTLEGPKEKNAKFIDAQPSPKSNYIIQCTKIQHEIEDLQRRVENARMKLTAEMKLRNQAQGELRALRAELNQRKLSMEKTRQQQLAALNPSLLDINSSHPRYISDPKSDYSKTSLEGF, encoded by the exons AGTGCCATTAGAGCTTCGTCTTGCAGAAATCAGGGAAGAGATGGTCAGTCAATTGCAATTGGATGATCTACTACCCAGAGATTATGTCTTTCTTAGAAGTGTTGGCAGAAGTCTTACAAGG CTTCTGGCAAAACAAGAATATCAGCTGAAGGCTAAACACTTTGTACCTCCAGTG GCTTATGCtcctgaactctatattctgGAGACCACACCAGAAATGAGAGATGCAATGGCTAGTGATAGGTCATCACAGTCTCCTCCTACTTCAAGGCGGACATCCCCATCCCACAGAAACTACAATGGAACATATAGAATCAATTATCCAG GTGATTCTGATAATGAACGTAGCAATAAGCCTAAATATCAACCTTCTTCCCCTGTCCAAAAATATCATCCCCTCCCTAAAATAGGCCCAGAAAAAAACAGACACCATGACCCTATGTCTCCagaacccaaaaactatagcaCAGATGACTCCCCTTTTAGCAGACACAATGGGCATCACAACCCTTACCAACTTCATAATGGGAAACCAGCCTCACAGCCCAAAGTATACCATGAGCAGCCTTCATCAGACTGGGATGACCAGCCGGTTAAAAAAATGGTCATAGATTCAGAAAAATCTGGCCAAACAGGGCATCCTTCTGAGACAAAAAGGGGCTCTGATGAGCAAGATGATAATGATTCTATTGTTACAGATGATGATGACTACAAGAAACGAAGTCGAGAGGATCATGACTATAAACTCAG GAAAACACAAGATCTCCAGAGAAAGCTGGATGATGATAAATACTTATTTGATGATGAAACAGAAGAAGAGAGGAGAAGAAGGCTAGAAGACTTGGAATTGGGATTTGACAGTGATAGACAAAGATGGCAGGCAGATAAG GACAGTAGAAAAAGGCAAGCATTAGCAGACAAACGGCGGGAAGAGGATGAAAGGCATCACAGAGAGTTGGAGAACAGAAGAAGAGAAGAATTTGAGAGACAGCAGTTggaagagagtgaaagaaaaagactagaggaagagagaagagagagagaagagcaAGAGAGAAGACGAATGGAAGAACAAGCAGAAGAGGAAACTAGATGGATGGAGGAGGAAGAGCAGAGGAGACGAGAAGAAGCTGACAGACGTAGAAAAGAGGAAGAAAAACGAAGGaaagaagaggagagagagaaagaagaagagaagcTTAGAAAAGAAGCAGAGAAGAGgaaagatgaagaaaagaagaaagcagaggaaagaaaaagagaagaagaaagaagaaaagaagaggaaaaaaagaaagaagaagaaaggaggagggaggaagaaagaataaaagaatCAAAAAGAGTGGAAGAAGAAAGAAGGATAGAGGAAGAAAGAAGGGAATTGAAAAGGAGGCAAGACCAAGAAGAGTGGGACAAAAAGTTGAGAGAAGAGCATGCCATgcgagaaaaagaaaatcaaagatcAAAA GAGACATCACCTCCACCTGTTAGAGACTCAGAATCAGCCAAACAACGAAGAAGAAATGAAA AAAATCAATTGTTGAAAGACATTGAAGATGCACGTCAGGCCAGGCAGGAccaggagaaagagagagaggattTGGTGAAAAGAGCAAAACAGATGCAGCATAAAACAACGAACAGAAGGAATGAAG CTCGGGACATGTggaaaaagaaatactttgaagaaaagaagaaaacagcacCTCTTGAAGAGAATAGTAATCGGCTGCAGCAAGAACTGGAGGCGTTGcacaaaaaattaatgaatactTTAGAGGGCCCAAAagagaaaaatgcaaaatttattGATGCACAGCCATCACCAAAG AGTAATTATATCATCCAGTGTACTAAGATTCAACACGAAATAGAAGACTTACAGCGCAGGGTGGAGAATGCTAGGATGAAACTTACTGCTGAGATGAAG CTACGAAACCAGGCACAAGGGGAGTTGCGGGCCCTGAGAGCAGAGCTGAATCAGAGGAAACTAAGCATGGAAAAAACTCGACAGCAACAACTAGCGGCCCTGAATCCATCTTTACTTGACATCAATAGCAGTCATCCTAGGTACATATCAGATCCAAAGTCTGACTATTCAAAAACTTCCCTAGAAGGTTTCTAA
- the LOC106064322 gene encoding spermatogenesis-associated protein 1-like isoform X3, with translation MSRGTLNNYNSHRSSHQTLSQSQISRPPSRPPSELLCDLHVYKVPSELWRENFNNILNNVVTETVSVGIIRVPLELRLAEIREEMVSQLQLDDLLPRDYVFLRSVGRSLTRLLAKQEYQLKAKHFVPPVAYAPELYILETTPEMRDAMASDRSSQSPPTSRRTSPSHRNYNGTYRINYPGDSDNERSNKPKYQPSSPVQKYHPLPKIGPEKNRHHDPMSPEPKNYSTDDSPFSRHNGHHNPYQLHNGKPASQPKVYHEQPSSDWDDQPVKKMVIDSEKSGQTGHPSETKRGSDEQDDNDSIVTDDDDYKKRSREDHDYKLRKTQDLQRKLDDDKYLFDDETEEERRRRLEDLELGFDSDRQRWQADKDSRKRQALADKRREEDERHHRELENRRREEFERQQLEESERKRLEEERREREEQERRRMEEQAEEETRWMEEEEQRRREEADRRRKEEEKRRKEEEREKEEEKLRKEAEKRKDEEKKKAEERKREEERRKEEEKKKEEERRREEERIKESKRVEEERRIEEERRELKRRQDQEEWDKKLREEHAMREKENQRSKETSPPPVRDSESAKQRRRNEKNQLLKDIEDARQARQDQEKEREDLVKRAKQMQHKTTNRRNEARDMWKKKYFEEKKKTAPLEENSNRLQQELEALHKKLMNTLEGPKEKNAKFIDAQPSPKSNYIIQCTKIQHEIEDLQRRVENARMKLTAEMKLRAQAQIEMKGVRAEAMQNRLALKMARSSLDVERTDKVAPAAN, from the exons AGTGCCATTAGAGCTTCGTCTTGCAGAAATCAGGGAAGAGATGGTCAGTCAATTGCAATTGGATGATCTACTACCCAGAGATTATGTCTTTCTTAGAAGTGTTGGCAGAAGTCTTACAAGG CTTCTGGCAAAACAAGAATATCAGCTGAAGGCTAAACACTTTGTACCTCCAGTG GCTTATGCtcctgaactctatattctgGAGACCACACCAGAAATGAGAGATGCAATGGCTAGTGATAGGTCATCACAGTCTCCTCCTACTTCAAGGCGGACATCCCCATCCCACAGAAACTACAATGGAACATATAGAATCAATTATCCAG GTGATTCTGATAATGAACGTAGCAATAAGCCTAAATATCAACCTTCTTCCCCTGTCCAAAAATATCATCCCCTCCCTAAAATAGGCCCAGAAAAAAACAGACACCATGACCCTATGTCTCCagaacccaaaaactatagcaCAGATGACTCCCCTTTTAGCAGACACAATGGGCATCACAACCCTTACCAACTTCATAATGGGAAACCAGCCTCACAGCCCAAAGTATACCATGAGCAGCCTTCATCAGACTGGGATGACCAGCCGGTTAAAAAAATGGTCATAGATTCAGAAAAATCTGGCCAAACAGGGCATCCTTCTGAGACAAAAAGGGGCTCTGATGAGCAAGATGATAATGATTCTATTGTTACAGATGATGATGACTACAAGAAACGAAGTCGAGAGGATCATGACTATAAACTCAG GAAAACACAAGATCTCCAGAGAAAGCTGGATGATGATAAATACTTATTTGATGATGAAACAGAAGAAGAGAGGAGAAGAAGGCTAGAAGACTTGGAATTGGGATTTGACAGTGATAGACAAAGATGGCAGGCAGATAAG GACAGTAGAAAAAGGCAAGCATTAGCAGACAAACGGCGGGAAGAGGATGAAAGGCATCACAGAGAGTTGGAGAACAGAAGAAGAGAAGAATTTGAGAGACAGCAGTTggaagagagtgaaagaaaaagactagaggaagagagaagagagagagaagagcaAGAGAGAAGACGAATGGAAGAACAAGCAGAAGAGGAAACTAGATGGATGGAGGAGGAAGAGCAGAGGAGACGAGAAGAAGCTGACAGACGTAGAAAAGAGGAAGAAAAACGAAGGaaagaagaggagagagagaaagaagaagagaagcTTAGAAAAGAAGCAGAGAAGAGgaaagatgaagaaaagaagaaagcagaggaaagaaaaagagaagaagaaagaagaaaagaagaggaaaaaaagaaagaagaagaaaggaggagggaggaagaaagaataaaagaatCAAAAAGAGTGGAAGAAGAAAGAAGGATAGAGGAAGAAAGAAGGGAATTGAAAAGGAGGCAAGACCAAGAAGAGTGGGACAAAAAGTTGAGAGAAGAGCATGCCATgcgagaaaaagaaaatcaaagatcAAAA GAGACATCACCTCCACCTGTTAGAGACTCAGAATCAGCCAAACAACGAAGAAGAAATGAAA AAAATCAATTGTTGAAAGACATTGAAGATGCACGTCAGGCCAGGCAGGAccaggagaaagagagagaggattTGGTGAAAAGAGCAAAACAGATGCAGCATAAAACAACGAACAGAAGGAATGAAG CTCGGGACATGTggaaaaagaaatactttgaagaaaagaagaaaacagcacCTCTTGAAGAGAATAGTAATCGGCTGCAGCAAGAACTGGAGGCGTTGcacaaaaaattaatgaatactTTAGAGGGCCCAAAagagaaaaatgcaaaatttattGATGCACAGCCATCACCAAAG AGTAATTATATCATCCAGTGTACTAAGATTCAACACGAAATAGAAGACTTACAGCGCAGGGTGGAGAATGCTAGGATGAAACTTACTGCTGAGATGAAG CTGCGTGCCCAGGCTCAGATAGAGATGAAAGGTGTTCGTGCTGAAGCCATGCAAAACAGACTGGCACTGAAGATGGCAAGAAGCAGTCTTGATGTTGAGAGAACTGACAAAGTAGCACCAGCAGCTAATTAA
- the LOC106064322 gene encoding spermatogenesis-associated protein 1-like isoform X4, translating into MSRGTLNNYNSHRSSHQTLSQSQISRPPSRPPSELLCDLHVYKVPSELWRENFNNILNNVVTETVSVGIIRVPLELRLAEIREEMVSQLQLDDLLPRDYVFLRSVGRSLTRLLAKQEYQLKAKHFVPPVAYAPELYILETTPEMRDAMASDRSSQSPPTSRRTSPSHRNYNGTYRINYPGDSDNERSNKPKYQPSSPVQKYHPLPKIGPEKNRHHDPMSPEPKNYSTDDSPFSRHNGHHNPYQLHNGKPASQPKVYHEQPSSDWDDQPVKKMVIDSEKSGQTGHPSETKRGSDEQDDNDSIVTDDDDYKKRSREDHDYKLRKTQDLQRKLDDDKYLFDDETEEERRRRLEDLELGFDSDRQRWQADKDSRKRQALADKRREEDERHHRELENRRREEFERQQLEESERKRLEEERREREEQERRRMEEQAEEETRWMEEEEQRRREEADRRRKEEEKRRKEEEREKEEEKLRKEAEKRKDEEKKKAEERKREEERRKEEEKKKEEERRREEERIKESKRVEEERRIEEERRELKRRQDQEEWDKKLREEHAMREKENQRSKETSPPPVRDSESAKQRRRNEKNQLLKDIEDARQARQDQEKEREDLVKRAKQMQHKTTNRRNEARDMWKKKYFEEKKKTAPLEENSNRLQQELEALHKKLMNTLEGPKEKNAKFIDAQPSPKSNYIIQCTKIQHEIEDLQRRVENARMKLTAEMKVNILVKVERPPAYTLHNSLPPETL; encoded by the exons AGTGCCATTAGAGCTTCGTCTTGCAGAAATCAGGGAAGAGATGGTCAGTCAATTGCAATTGGATGATCTACTACCCAGAGATTATGTCTTTCTTAGAAGTGTTGGCAGAAGTCTTACAAGG CTTCTGGCAAAACAAGAATATCAGCTGAAGGCTAAACACTTTGTACCTCCAGTG GCTTATGCtcctgaactctatattctgGAGACCACACCAGAAATGAGAGATGCAATGGCTAGTGATAGGTCATCACAGTCTCCTCCTACTTCAAGGCGGACATCCCCATCCCACAGAAACTACAATGGAACATATAGAATCAATTATCCAG GTGATTCTGATAATGAACGTAGCAATAAGCCTAAATATCAACCTTCTTCCCCTGTCCAAAAATATCATCCCCTCCCTAAAATAGGCCCAGAAAAAAACAGACACCATGACCCTATGTCTCCagaacccaaaaactatagcaCAGATGACTCCCCTTTTAGCAGACACAATGGGCATCACAACCCTTACCAACTTCATAATGGGAAACCAGCCTCACAGCCCAAAGTATACCATGAGCAGCCTTCATCAGACTGGGATGACCAGCCGGTTAAAAAAATGGTCATAGATTCAGAAAAATCTGGCCAAACAGGGCATCCTTCTGAGACAAAAAGGGGCTCTGATGAGCAAGATGATAATGATTCTATTGTTACAGATGATGATGACTACAAGAAACGAAGTCGAGAGGATCATGACTATAAACTCAG GAAAACACAAGATCTCCAGAGAAAGCTGGATGATGATAAATACTTATTTGATGATGAAACAGAAGAAGAGAGGAGAAGAAGGCTAGAAGACTTGGAATTGGGATTTGACAGTGATAGACAAAGATGGCAGGCAGATAAG GACAGTAGAAAAAGGCAAGCATTAGCAGACAAACGGCGGGAAGAGGATGAAAGGCATCACAGAGAGTTGGAGAACAGAAGAAGAGAAGAATTTGAGAGACAGCAGTTggaagagagtgaaagaaaaagactagaggaagagagaagagagagagaagagcaAGAGAGAAGACGAATGGAAGAACAAGCAGAAGAGGAAACTAGATGGATGGAGGAGGAAGAGCAGAGGAGACGAGAAGAAGCTGACAGACGTAGAAAAGAGGAAGAAAAACGAAGGaaagaagaggagagagagaaagaagaagagaagcTTAGAAAAGAAGCAGAGAAGAGgaaagatgaagaaaagaagaaagcagaggaaagaaaaagagaagaagaaagaagaaaagaagaggaaaaaaagaaagaagaagaaaggaggagggaggaagaaagaataaaagaatCAAAAAGAGTGGAAGAAGAAAGAAGGATAGAGGAAGAAAGAAGGGAATTGAAAAGGAGGCAAGACCAAGAAGAGTGGGACAAAAAGTTGAGAGAAGAGCATGCCATgcgagaaaaagaaaatcaaagatcAAAA GAGACATCACCTCCACCTGTTAGAGACTCAGAATCAGCCAAACAACGAAGAAGAAATGAAA AAAATCAATTGTTGAAAGACATTGAAGATGCACGTCAGGCCAGGCAGGAccaggagaaagagagagaggattTGGTGAAAAGAGCAAAACAGATGCAGCATAAAACAACGAACAGAAGGAATGAAG CTCGGGACATGTggaaaaagaaatactttgaagaaaagaagaaaacagcacCTCTTGAAGAGAATAGTAATCGGCTGCAGCAAGAACTGGAGGCGTTGcacaaaaaattaatgaatactTTAGAGGGCCCAAAagagaaaaatgcaaaatttattGATGCACAGCCATCACCAAAG AGTAATTATATCATCCAGTGTACTAAGATTCAACACGAAATAGAAGACTTACAGCGCAGGGTGGAGAATGCTAGGATGAAACTTACTGCTGAGATGAAG GTAAACATTTTAGTTAAAGTTGAGAGGCCACCTGCCTACACCCTACACAACAGTCTACCACCAGAAACTCTCTAA